The DNA region TGCTGCTTGGGGCTCTACTGGGCCCAGGCTCCTGAGGCTGCGCCTGCGTCGGTAGCAGGCGGTGGACATCCATCTTCCCTGACCACACCATGCTGCCCCAGGTGGCCGGGCCGGGTGGGCGGTGGGTGGGTTTCTGGCTGAGGGTGAAGCTCAAGGAATCCTCACTGACGGCAGCCGGAGCTTAAGCCAGACACTGGGTAGGCCCAGGAGGCTCGAAGGAAGGCCAAGGGGGCACATCTAACCAGGCCTTACACGGGGCTTATGGGCAAACATCTCATGGGTGTCTGAACCCAAGGGTCACGTGGTCTTGGCTCTGTGGTGAATGTTCACACAGTGGCCGTGTGATTGGTCTCATGTGGTGTCTCTGTAGGCCGTGTGGGGCAAGCGGTAGCGCTGCGGGCGAAGGCGTTTGGCTTCAATGTGCTCTTTTATGACCCATACCTGCCGGATGGCGTGGAGCGGGCACTGGGGCTGCAGCGTGTGAACACCCTGCAGGACCTGCTGTTCCATAGTGACTGTGTGACGCTGCACTGCGGCCTCAACGAGCACAACCACCACCTCATCAACGACTTTACCGTGAAGCAGGTGCGCTGGGAATGTGAggcatgtgtgtgttggggacatGGGACACACATATTCTGGGGACGTGGGGCATGTATGCACTGCGGACATGGGTCAAATGTACTTTGGGGACGTGGGGCACGTGTGTGCTGGGACTGTGGGGCATGTACACCTGGGATGTGGAACATGTGTGTACTGGATACATGGGACATGTTTATGCTGAGGACCTGGGGGCACATGTGTGCTGGGGATATGGAGCGTGTATGCAATGGGGCTATTGCTCATGTGTGCGCTAAAGATGTGTGGCACGTGTGTACTGGGACATGGGGCACGTATGCGCTGGGGCTGTGGGGCACGTGTGTATTGGCATGGGGCATGTGTGCTCTGGGGCTATGGGTAATGTGTGCACTGGGGACATGGGACACGTGTGTGTTGGAGACACAGGGCACGTGTGCGCTGGGGATGTGGGGCATGCATGCGCTGGGGACATGGGGCATATGTGTGCTGGGGATGTGGGGCACGTGTGTGCTGAGGCCACTGCTGTTCGAccaggtgggttcagggtccccagCTGATGGCATGTGGGTGTCCCCATTGCACATGTGACAGGTGTACACACATGCCCGCACAGCTGACAGCTAGGGCTCTGGCTACCGTCAGGCTTTGGGGTGCTCTGCCAAGGTGAAGccctgcagctgggagccccatatcctgacccagccacacagGCATCTCCGCAGCTGTGACCCATGAGAGACCAGGAGCCGGGCCTCTTCTCCCCAGTCCACGGTGCTCAGtgcatctggcagcagaggcggGGCTGGTGTGCGGGACCAAACATGTCTGCACCCCCCACGTGCCATGTCTTTCAGATGAGACAAGGCGCCTTCCTGGTGAACACGGCCCGGGGCGGGCTGGTGGATGAGAAGGCCCTGGCGCAGGCGCTGAAGGAGGGACGGATCCGCGGCGCGGCGCTGGACGTGCATGAATCGGAGCCCTTCAGGTGCCTCCCAcgctcccccagcccctggccccgTTGTCCAGGGTGACCTGGACATGGCCCATGCCCAATGTGGGCCTTGCATGGGGTATTGGGGTTGCCGGGGCTGCTGACGGCGCCTCggtgcaggctgggccacagtgatGAGGGGCATGCAAGGGTCCTCATTAGGAGGGGCTGTGGGGCAGCTCTGCTGTGCTGGCTGTGCCATGCTGGCTGTAGCTCCACCTTGTCTTCTCCGGGGCTTGCTGGTCTTACTGAGCTGAACAACAGTGGGCAGGGGCCCGAGCGTCCAGCATGCCTTGGGCCCCAAGCACCTCCCTGCTTGTCCGGTCTGCAACCCCAGTGGAGGCCCCTTCCTCACCATAGGCAGGCCCCAGGCTGGGGTGGCATCCCTGGGTCTGGCCACCTAGGTCTGTGGATGGGACAGTCGTGACCACGCCCTGTGCTCCCTAGCTTTAGCCAGGGCCCACTGAAGGATGCTCCCAACCTCATCTGCACTCCCCACGCTGCGTGGTACAGCGAGCAGGCCTCCATTGAGATGCGCGAGGAGGCAGCCCGCGAGATCCGCCGGGCCATCACAGGTGGGGCCATCGGGGGGCCTCTGGGGGCTGGGTGACGCTGTGCTGTGAGACCCTGGGTGGCACCCATTGGGGCTGAGGGGGGAGGGCGGCCATGGGTCTGAGCTGGCACCCTGGGCCCAGGCCGCATCCCGGACAGCCTGAAGAACTGTGTCAACAAGGACCACCTGACAGCGGCCACCCACTGGGCCAGCATGGACCCTGCCGTGGTGCACCCCGAGCTCAATGGGGCTGCCTACAGGTGAGTGGGGGACTGGGAGCAAGGCCCAAGCAGGCTCTCTGGGTGGGACAACCTGGGGAGCAGATGCTGAGCAGAACTCCACGCCCTGCTCTGAGTAGCCCTTGGCAGGAGCAGTCTCACCCCCCTGAACACACCCCTGCTGTAGCCTGGGTCAGGGCATGAGGAGCAGGTGGGCCAGGAGGGTGAGGCCAAGGGGAGGAGAGTGGATGTGACAGGGCTCTGCTGGGTGTGGCTGCCAGGAGCCTGTGGGAGTTGGGTCTGAAGGGTGTGGCTGAGCAGTGGGTATGGCAAGGCTCCTGGGTGGCAATGGCTGAGGTGTGGCCCAGCTGGCTACCACTGACTGCTGGACCTCCTCTCCCAGTAGGTACCCTCCAGGTGTGGTGGGTGTAGCCCCCACGGGCATCCCAGCTGCAGTGGAAGGCATTGTCCCCAGCGCCATGTCCCTGTCCCATGGCCTGCCCCCGGTGGCCCACCCACCCCATGCCCCTTCTCCTGGCCAAACTGTCAAGCCTGAGGCGGACAGAGACCACGCGAGCGAGCAGTTGTAGCCGGGGCAGCTGCGAGGCCCCAGGCTGGCGCCTGCAGGGACGGCTCCCTGGTAGTGATCGCGGTTCGGACCTGCTGGACAGCCTGGCTCCCTGTGCCCACCCGCTGCCTGCCTGGGCTGGCCACCGCCCTGTGTCCTCCGCGTTCCCTGTTAAACAGCAGAAATTAGTAGTTGGCTCCCATGGATGTTCCTGTCTGTGCGCAGTTATTAGAACATTTCGGAAGATGTGTTTGCcccgcctggcctggcctggcacgCCCGGCGGGCAGCTGGCAGACTTCTCAGGACAATGGAccctccctgtctttctgttGATGCCACACAGTGCATTGTTTTTCTACCTGCTTGTCTTATTTTTAGAGTAATGTAGAGAGACAACTGAGGCTGTTCCTCCCCGTTCTCCCCATTTTGGCAtgacccctctcccctgtcccagaTGAAGGTGGCCCGCGGAGTGGTTCGGACCAGTGGCCACGAGTGCCGAGCCGGGCGGTGCCGTCCtgctgatgtggtagcctagcaatgTTTGGGTTTAAATCATGTTTGTGACCGTAAGCATttgtatgaattattttaaagaaataaaaaccccAGAAAGAGCCGTAATGCCTGGCACCTATTTCGTGGTTTTCTGATGGATTgatcaaaaggcagagttacaaagacactCAAAGAAGGGTGTGTCCACTGTCCGTTCCTCAAATGCCCccgacagccacagctgggccagggcaaagccagctctcatggggtggctgggacccacCTCCGGGccctcacttgctgcctcccagttggCTCTGAGCCCCCACCCGTCTTGGTGTCTGTCCTGACAGTGTCACCCCGGGGAGGTGGCTGGGGGCCCCGACCTTAGGGGGAGCAACTGCAGATGGCTGGTGAGTGTTGGGCCTACCCTTTGCCCACAGTGTTTTGGGCgggggcctggctggggcagACTACCTGAAGGGCCAGGGCAAGAGCAGTGGTGGCTGAGCCAGAACACCAAGGACTACAGAACACCCAGCGCCAAGCACTGCCCAGCTGTCTGCACAGTCACTCAGGAGGGCCTGGGCAGCAGACACAGGCAGGGACCAGAAGGGCAGCGGAGGCCGCTGGCATGACTTGTAATCAACGTGCAAAGGGCAGGCTAAGCTGCCCTGGTCTCCATGGCCACCCGTGTCTGTCCACAGCCTCCCTGGGGTCCCCTGTCTGCGCGGCCACCTtctggccagggcaggggcagggtcgCCTATCCACAGGGCCGTAGTTCTAGTCCCAGGGGCCACTGCTCCACCCCTGCTGGCGGCTCCAGCTgaccacactgctgggccccgcCCCTAAGCCTGCGACCCTCAGAGGTCACTTGCTTACCAATGTCTTGACCCCTCAGGGCAGGATGGGCGGAAATCCTGGCAGGGGGCTGCCCAGCTCTGAGCGGAGGGGTGCTGGCAGGCAGACCAGTGCCTTCTGCCTTCCCCACTGTGCTGCAGGAGCTGGCTCGGAGCTGCTGGCCAGGCTCTGAGAGTGGACAGATGGGGTGGTACTCACCCCCACGCTGCGCTGGGAAGGGGTGTTGGGGGGGTTGCAGGTCCCTGTGTGGAGGGGCCAGCTCAGGGCCTCCTGGCTGGGGTCTGGAGCCAGCGTTCCAATCAGTGCTGAGCATTTCAGCAAACACAGACCCTGGCCGCGGCTTAAGAAAAAGCCGCCTGGGCCCTGCCGGGAGGTAGGGGGCACTTGCTGGCCTAGACTCCAAGAGTGACCGTGGCCGTGGCCAGGGTGGGATATGGCGTGGGGGAACATCGTGTCGGGgatcctgcccctcccctgctgccACCCTGCCTTTGGCCTCCCCGAGGGGCTCTCAGTACTGATCTTGAGCCCTTAGCCCACACCAGGGTCCAGCCAGCTCCTCGACCCTGGTCAGGGCTCAAACTGCAGCCCCTTGGAGGCACTGAGGCCCCCACGCGGGGTCTCCCCTCACCCCACATCCCGCCCAACCCAGGCACCTCTGCTGTCCCTGTGTGGGACCTGCCCAGGCAGTAACCCTGGCCGGCTACCCAGGTGTCTCAGCCTGGCTATGCCATCCCCATTGCCAGGACCCGGCCTCCTTCCAACTGCCCTAGTTACTGCCCGGCCCAGGAGTGGACCCACAGTACCAGGTCATTTCACAGTACCAGGTCACCTCACAGTATCGGGTCACCTCACACAGTACCAGGTCACCTCACATAGTACCAGGTCACCTCACAGTATCGGGTCACCTCACACACAGTACCAGGTCACTTCACATAGTACCAGGACACCTCACATAGTACCAGGACACCTCACACAGTACCAGGACACCTCACACAGTACCAGGACACCTCACACAGTACCAGGTCACCTCACGCAGCACCAGGTCACCTCACAGTATCGGGTCACCTCACACAGCACCAGGTCACCTCACACACAGCACCAGGTCACCTCACACACAGTACCAGGTCACCTCACACAGCACCAGGTCACCTCACACAGTACCAGCTCACCTCACACAGTACCAGGTCACCTCACACAGTACCAGGTCACCTCACACAGTACCAGGACACCTCACACAGCACCAGGTCACCTCACATAGTACCAGGTCACCTCACACAGTACCAGGACACCTCACACACAGTACCAGGTCACCTCACGCAGCACCAGGTCACCTCACACAGTACCAGGACACCTCACACACAGTACCAGCTCACCTCACACAGTACCAGCTCACCTCACACAGTACCAGGTCACCTCACACAGCACCAGGTCACTCCACACAGTACCAGGTCACTCCACACAGTACCAGGTCACCTCACACAGTACCAGGTCACCTCACGCAGCACCAGGTCACCTCACACAGTACCAGGTCACCTCACACAGCACCAGGTCACCTCACACAGCACCAGGACACCTCACACAGTACCAGGACACCTCACACACAGAACCAGGTCACCTCACGCAGCACCAGGTCACCTCACACAGTACCAGGACACCTCACACACAGTACCAGGTCACCTCACGCAGCACCAGGTCACCTCACACAGTACCAGGACACCTCACACACAGTACCAGCTCACCTCACACAGTACCAGCTCACCTCACGCAGCACCAGGTCACCTCACACAGTACCAGGACACCTCACACACAGTACCAGCTCACCTCACACAGTACCAGCTCACCTCACACAGTACCAGGTCACCTCACACAGCACCAGGTCACTCCACACAGTACCAGGTCACTCCACACAGTACCAGGTCACCTCACACAGCACCAGGTCACCTCACGCAGCACCAGGTCACCTCACACAGCACCAGGACACCTCACACAGCACCAGGTCACCTCACATAGTACCAGGTCACCTCACACAGTACCAGGACACCTCACACAGTACCAGCTCACCTCACACAGTACCAGGTCACCTCACACAGTACCAGGTCACCTCACGCAGCACCAGGTCACCTCACACAGCACCAGGACACCTCACACAGCACCAGGTCACCTCACATAGTACCAGGTCACCTCACACAGTACCAGGACACCTCACACAGTACCAGGTCACCTCACACAGCACCAGGACACCTCACACAGTACCAGCTCACCTCACACAGTACCAGGTCACCTCACACAGCACCAGGTCACTCCACACAGTACCAGGTCACTCCACACAGTACCAGGTCACCTCACACAGCACCAGGTCACCTCACACAGCACCAGCTCACCTCACATAGTACCAGGTCACCTCACACAGCACCAGGTCACCTCACGCAGCACCAGGTCACCTCACACAGTACCAGGACACCTCACACACAGAACCAGGTCACCTCACGCAGCACCAGGTCACCTCACACAGCACCAGGACACCTCACACAGCACCAGGTCACCTCACATAGTACCAGGTCACCTCACACAGTACCAGGACACCTCACACACAGTACCAGGTCACCTCACGCAGCACCAGGTCACCTCACATAGCACCAGCTCACCTCGCAACTCAGCACTAGGTCACTTCACATGCTGTTCCCTAAGACTGGTTCACATACCTCCTAGGTGACCCTGGCATGGGCTTAACCTCAAGTATGGTGAGGGTGCTCCTCACGTGCCCTCTGCTCTGTGACCTATAGATAGGCCTGCTCAGGGCATGCCTGGTGGGGCTGCCTCTCCTTGGGGTTAGTGGTACTGTGCTGCCCCCAGGAGGCAGAACCATGATTGCACACGGGGtggaggctgggcctggctgtaGCCCCTGGGGTCCTCAGGGCCTGAGACTGGGGAAGTAAGGGGCATGGTGCCAGCCCTGGGCGGGGCAGGGTTGCCCGGGTGGCGCCCAGCCAGTGTGGGGAAGACTCCAGGAGGGAGCGCGTCACTGAAATGAGAACCACATGCGGGCCTGGCCAGTGCCCAGGGCTGCGGGGACGCTCCCCTCTCCTGTCCCTGCCTTCCAGCATCGGTGAGGGTGGGGGGACGAGCCTTTGGGAGTTTCCAGTAGGGCTCGGGGTGGGGCAGTCTGGGATGGATGTGGGGTCCCAGGCCTGGGACTAAGCTCCGAGGGTCCTGGCTGAGGGCCCCTCTGTTTTTCCAGGCGTGGTATCTGGGTTAGCACAGGCAGACTGGGCCTGGTGCCAACTAGCCTGGCCCTGTGGGAGCCATGGGCAGAGAAGGTGAGCAGATGGGTAGCTTTTGGCCTCTGAGGAAAGTGGGCCCCAGCAAAGCACAGacagagcagggggagggggcccagcatgggagCTGCTGTGTCTGTGGCCTTGACCAGTGCCAAGCCTCACGTGGCCAAGTGATCCAGCACACACCTGCTGCACAGCCTGTAAGATCTATCAGCAAATGACAGTGTGCGTAGGAGGCACCATGCGcacagggcacaaaccagcatctCCCACAGCACAAGGCTAACACCAAGGGCctggcacggcagcctagtgcctgaagtcttcaccttacatccactgggatcccatatgggcaccggtttatgtcccggctgcttcacttccctcctAGCTCccaccttgtggcctgggaaagcaatcaagaccagcccaaagtcttgggaccctgtgcccatgtgggaaaccctgaggaagctcttggctcctggctttaaatcatctcagtttcagccattgcagctatctggggagtgaactagtggacagaaaatctgtttcttctctctgtaaatctgcctttgaataaaaataaatagatctttaaaaacacacaggaATTGTTGAAGTGGAAAACATTCAACaggagaaagtgttttttttttttttttttttttttttttaatgtgtgtgacACAAACGCCAAATGAGTGCTTTATCCCTGGCCGCAGGCTCAGCGGGACCTTGAGCGGTGGGGCCTGGAGCTCGCCCAGTGGGAGTCAGACCGTGTATGGAAGCCATCATGGAAACCCCTGCTTGGGGGAAAACAtgagagcaggagctggaaaGCATCAGCGTGAGCGGGGGGGAGGAGGCCAGAGCTGATGCTGGGCCAGCTTGGCCAGCCCTGGGCGGGAAGAGCTGACCTTCCCCAGCCCCGAGAAGGACGGAAAATCTGGAACTGATTTCCCACCCGAGCCCAGCGTGGGACCTGCTGGGGAGACAGCGACGGGAATTGCTGTGAGCGAAGAAGCAGACAAGGAGTTCAGAGG from Ochotona princeps isolate mOchPri1 chromosome 11, mOchPri1.hap1, whole genome shotgun sequence includes:
- the CTBP1 gene encoding C-terminal-binding protein 1 isoform X1; the encoded protein is MAGVRPPIMNGPMHPRPLVALLDGRDCTVEMPILKDVATVAFCDAQSTQEIHEKVLNEAVGALMYHTITLTREDLEKFKALRIIVRIGSGFDNIDIKSAGDLGIAVCNVPAASVEETADSTMCHILNLYRRTTWLHQALREGTRVQSVEQIREVASGAARIRGETLGIIGLGRVGQAVALRAKAFGFNVLFYDPYLPDGVERALGLQRVNTLQDLLFHSDCVTLHCGLNEHNHHLINDFTVKQMRQGAFLVNTARGGLVDEKALAQALKEGRIRGAALDVHESEPFSFSQGPLKDAPNLICTPHAAWYSEQASIEMREEAAREIRRAITGRIPDSLKNCVNKDHLTAATHWASMDPAVVHPELNGAAYSRYPPGVVGVAPTGIPAAVEGIVPSAMSLSHGLPPVAHPPHAPSPGQTVKPEADRDHASEQL
- the CTBP1 gene encoding C-terminal-binding protein 1 isoform X2, yielding MAGVRPPIMNGPMHPRPLVALLDGRDCTVEMPILKDVATVAFCDAQSTQEIHEKVLNEAVGALMYHTITLTREDLEKFKALRIIVRIGSGFDNIDIKSAGDLGIAVCNVPAASVEETADSTMCHILNLYRRTTWLHQALREGTRVQSVEQIREVASGAARIRGETLGIIGLGRVGQAVALRAKAFGFNVLFYDPYLPDGVERALGLQRVNTLQDLLFHSDCVTLHCGLNEHNHHLINDFTVKQMRQGAFLVNTARGGLVDEKALAQALKEGRIRGAALDVHESEPFSFSQGPLKDAPNLICTPHAAWYSEQASIEMREEAAREIRRAITGRIPDSLKNCVNKDHLTAATHWASMDPAVVHPELNGAAYRYPPGVVGVAPTGIPAAVEGIVPSAMSLSHGLPPVAHPPHAPSPGQTVKPEADRDHASEQL